GCGCGAATAATACCAATAACAATAATCCGCCCAGTAAGCCAGGTAAGCTCCGTGCCAAGCGCAGGCCAATGCCAAAGCCAAAGACAGCAGCACTGCCATTGCCAAGGCCTAAGCCGGGGGTAGAGCCCGAGGCACCACCGCCGccatcgccgccgccgccgccgccccaGCCGCAGCAGCCGAAAGATAGAAAAGCTTAGTGAGAGCTTTGCACTGCTTTGATCAGCTTTAGCGCGAGCTTTaacgctgcttctgcttctgcttcccATTACATTCCCCACAAGAGCCAGAGAGTTTCAGACTAATTGAGCCCTCAATTCGCAGCTTCCATGTCGGCGCTGCGCAAAGAGATAATTCGGAATAAAATTCGGGCCATTGGCAAGATGTCGCGCGTCTTCTCGATTCTCAGGTGAGCACATACGAGTTCCCTCTTAAATGTGATTTTCCCCAAAGATTTTCCCGCTCCAATAACTTTGCAGAGAGGAATCCGAGAGCGTGATTAAGCTGAAGGGTCTGACGCCCACGGGCGCCTTGCCAGTGGGTGCGTTGTCTGGAGGAAAGGATTCCCTGAAGGAGGGTAAGTAACTAGTACCAATCTCTGCGTACCAATCTGAAATGTGAATTAGATTTGCTCAGTATTTCTGCTAATCATCATTGAAGTTCTGTCAGTTATATGGAGTAACTAGTACCAATCTCTGCGTACCAATCTGAAATGTGAATTAGATTTGCTCAGTATTTCTGCTAATCATCATTGAAGTTCTGTCAGTTATATGGAATTTTAAAGCTTAATTTAATGCAGCTCTCAGCGATATTTACTTTAATCATTTGTCAAATTTCTATAGATCGAAGCAACATCTGATATGACTAGTATATTTCTTAGTATATCATCTGTTTCGATACTTAGAATCTAGGCTACACTCAATCAATTGAAAATCTTTTAAGAAAGAGTGCCATATACTTTACGTTGTAGGCATACCAGTGGGTCTTTAAGAGGTAATCGCCCTCAGGAAAAGGCAAAGCATCTGTAAACCTTGTATTGAGAAAGTTGCTGGGAAGCTTTTCCAAAATAATGTCGGGCTGCAACCGAAGAAGAGTTGAATTTGATTCTCTGACTACCTTGACTTTGGTAATGGGAGTCTTAAACAATTTTACTTTAAATGAAATGTTCTTGTAGCTCCGATTCACCGTCTTAATATAGCAATCTTCGATATCGTCAAACTCTTCATCTAGAGAAATGCATTGAATTTTAGTATACTCAAACTTTGAACACACTTCCATGGCTGTATACAGGATCACAATTAGTTGAACTACAAATCATCTCGTTCCGCACATCTTAAAACGTCAATAAACCAATCGAAACTGATCGTTTTATGAGCTTCTAAAACATTTCGAAAATTGCCAGAATAAAATCCAACGATTATGGCAACTAATTGAGCATTTCATTCCAAATGTGCCCATCAATTAGGGGAGAATGGAAATAAGTAGACTCAATGCTGAATACCCTGGGAAAACGTAGAGTTTATGTATTTTTCCACTAATCAAATATTTCATTCAAGAAAGGGTGCCATAGACTTTCACCACAGCTCGGTTGATGTCGTAGGCATACTAATGCAGTTCTAACAGATAATCCCCTTCTGGAAAAGGTAGAACTTTTGTAGCCTGGTAATTAACAAACTCGATGGGAAGCTTTTCGACCTGAATATCGTGCTGGACACAAAGATGAAATTTGAAATTATAAAAGTTTACAGAGCAAAGAAATGCACTCACATCGTAGGGGCATGTATGGTTCATATTGGAGAACTTATTAAAGAAATTATATAAGTATCCGGCGACGGGGTTGGACTCTGTGTTGCTCAGGAATCTGCAGGCATCTACGGTCACATTGTACATGAACGGTCTGTAGCCGCTGAATCGCTTGAACAGGGCTCCATTTACCTGAAATGTCAGCGTGAAACGTGCACGGATCTTATATTCCAGTATTCTAAACATACCTTGATTTTGGTGATGGGAGTTTTAAATAGATTGACCTTCACGGACATATACTTGTAGGTACGATTGACCGACCTCAGATGGCAGTATTCGAAATCGGCAAACTTGCTATCCAAAGAGGTGCACTTGAGGTTTGTAAACTCAAATTTTGATGAAATCTTAAAGCAGGTTACAATAGAAGTGAAATCCTTTTTCTATATGGATGTCTAGATACCTCATCGATCGAGTATAGTAGCACAAAACCCCAAACGAGAAAGTTTAACTTGTTGTACATCCTAGAATATTGGTGGACTGACGAGAACTGAGCTCGCTCTATGAAAGTTGCAATGGAATATTAACGCAAATGATGTTTAAAAATCAATTAACATCATTTTATTTGGTACCTAATGTGGCTTTCAATTAGATATATTTCATGGCTGTAACCATCAGTGGAAACCGTCGAAATTGTTAAATAATTAAAAGCCATGAGTGCTCCGATCAATCGCTCAGTGTTCTTAGTTTTCACCAAATGCTTGTTGCACATTTGGCATGTATTGCTTTTGCTCATAGCTGTGTTGCCAACACAAAAATTTAACAAAAATCGGTCCCaagaaaccaaaaacaaaatacttTTCTGCAAACCGATGCTCCCAGTCTCGTAACAGACTCGTCATGTCCATGACATACAAATTTGTACTTGTATTATTGGGCACTCGCCTCTGACTTTTTTCTTGTCTGTGTTAAAAGATTAAAATTAGCCGAAAAGGGTTAAGTTCCCCATGAGGAAAGTGCTGAACAGATGAAAATTTATCATTTATAAAATCGATGGGATGCTTATCCGAAACAAGATCATGCTAAAACGGAACACCTAATGAGTAGGTAGCATATTTAGGTCAAAGGGACACGGATGATTAAAATTGGCGTGGCTACTGAATAGACCAAAGAAGTAAGTGTCCACAGGGTTCGCCCGAGGATTTTTCAAGAGCTTACAGCCATCCACTGTGGAATTATAAAGAAATGGCTTGTAGCCACTATGACGTTGATACATAGCGGCATTTACCTATGATATACATATGTCACATTTGATTGTGACACAACCAATAGGTGTGCCCCTATAGGCTATAGATAACTGTCTCGTAATCCACACATATTTATATTGATTATTACGAATTTTATTGTTATTTATCTATTAAACTTTTACTTGCACTTTCTGTACAGCTCTCCAAGGACTGACCGCAGCTTCACACATCCACTCGTTCGCCGAGGCCAAGGGCCTGGATGCGGTCAATGAACGGATGCCGCCACGTCGGCCGCTGGTGATGagtgccagcagcagcagcatcacgACAGTCAGCACTACCAgtaccagcaacaacaacactaataataacaacaataacaacaatacAACGACAaagaacagcaacagcagcagcagcagtaatGCCACCACAACCGTGACCAagacgagcagcagcagcagcagcagcaggagcaccGTGAAGTCGGCCACAACCAGCAACGTTCGGGCCGGGTTTACCTCCAAGAAGTTCTCGTAGTGCAGATAGAGAGGAGAGGTTCCTGCTCGCCTGAAAATTATGATTTCTGCTTAAATTTATCTGTTATCTAGATCTACTTTTGTTAGCCACCACTTTTATACCAGAATTCTAGTCATCTGAGGCCCTCAAACGAGACGAATCTCTCCTACCATAATCCTGTAACTGAAATATTAGCAAAAATTTATACGTGACATGAAAAATAGTTCAATAAAAATGGCAGCAAATAGCTCAACAAAATGATCGTTTGTTTGCCACACAAAACGTGTGCCCTCCGAAGGGgacaactgcaactgcaactgcaactgcagctgTGCCTGTCATTAGTCCCACAGACCCACTGCCCTACTCGCTCTACTCAGGCGTAACAGATCATCACGAGGCCCAAGAGACAGGGGGCGGAGAACATTGTAATAATAATCAACCAAATGCAAACAGTAGTAGAACAGGTCCAAAAGCGAATCATTCACCGCCGGGCGTCACTTGCAGTGGAAGATTCCCCCCGTCTTTTATTTCGATTTCTCGGGCTGGCAACGTGCGCAAGCAGACAGCGGCAGATATTCATACGGATAGAGATAAACATAGATTAGAGGTTAGATAAAGATTTACAATGGGATAAGGTGATTATGAGAGCAGTTCGGGATGAACAAATGTCAATGGCAGCTGGGACAGCCCTCAATTCGTATCGAAATGTGGGGGCATTCACAGGAACCAGGTATCTGTGGGATCTTTGGTATCTGGTGTAAGATTTTGTATTTCAATCCTACTGATCTCTGTCGCTCGGCAATTCCAGTGATCTCAGACAGATCTACAACACGTTTAACTAGAGCAGCACCCACAAATCAATGACAATAGGAAGGCCCCAGCTCTAGATTAGACCCATTGTGTTCCCCGGTAGATCATGTAATACGAACAGAGGAAGGGGGAAAGATCACGTCAAGTGGGTGATACACAAGTGGCATTGAGAGGTCGCTCGGAGAAGCAAAACGCCAGATAAACTCTTTCGAATGTTTGCCCCAAAAAGCAGACACAAATGCAAACAACACGCATACGCAATGTGTTCCGATGATACGAGATACCGAGGGTATTAAAGGAAAAGAATAGCCGTCTCTTTTATCACTTCTGATTAAGACAAACAACGGCATCAGAATCATCACAGAATTCATCTGCAGCCCACGACCACAAGAGATAGCAGCCAAAACAGCCGGATCAGCCGCACGATCCACGGCAGTCGCTTCACGTGCAGCATCTACTGTAAATCAGCGCATTGACACATGAATCTCACGGGGGAAATGGCGAAAGAAATCTCCAAGCCCCAAGCAAACATCGCGATCGTTTAAACGTCTATAAAAGCTTATGGCGGGGGCCCTGGGCCCTGGGCTTTGCTTTGCACGTTTTTATGGATTTATCGTCTCGTGGAGCTGTAATTTTAATAGAACCAAACGGGAACCCGAATGGGGGTTGCTTCGTGTCTGGGCTGCTCGGCTGGCCGTTTGCAATATAACGGCGATGGGGGCTTGTTGCGGTGTTAGTCGCTAATTGGAGATCCACACGAGACGCGGGCTCTGGGCCACAGAAAACCACTGTTTCGCGCATTTCACATCCACTCCGATGGCCTGTTGAACGAATCTGCGCCTCAAGCTGAGCTGTGATATAAATAGGAATCGGAACAAAAGCCTCTACACCCTCTACAACAAGACCATCTAAATTGCCCGAATAGTATTTCAATCTTGTGCGTCTTGTGAAAATCCAGAATGCATTGCCTCCAGTTCGTTGCTTTTGTCGTGTGGTGCGGTGGCCTGATCCCAGGAAGCTGGACGGCCACCCTCCAGCCACCGCCACTGATCCAGACCCTCAGCGCCGGCAGTGACATTGGGCCAGAGTTCAACCTGGacgcccagcagcagccaccgcTGGAGAAACTGGAGCCGGAAGGTAAGTCCCCTATTGCGACGTTCTCTTTTCAATTTGTGACATTCCCTAACTGCCGGCACGTGCAGAACGCGCACTGAAGAAGCCAGCCCTCAGCCGCAAGCTTAAAGTACTTAAAGTACGTGAAATAATTCCCATTAGTTGAACTTGAACCGTTCACCCGTTCCCCCCAGTTCACTTATGCAACAAGCACTTTAAACATTGCTTTTATTCTAGGACCAATTGAAGGTTTGGCAAACTGCTGCAACATTTTCATTCAATAACCGCAAAAACTATAAAAACGCTTAGTAATTATCCATAAAGAAAAAAGTGTTTGTGCTTAAAATTGCTTTATAATGTAACAAAATAATCAGGTGGAGCAACGAGCATTACTAATTCTTTTAGAACAGCTTTAAgcttttttattattattttttaacaATTTGCTGGCAGCCAAACCCCAGCTAGCAAAAGACCTATAATCCTATAAGCTATATGCTCAATTTTCCGTATAAACCCCATCATAAACAGAGCTAAAGAGATCAAACGATAGAATTAATCCATAGTTTCTTCCAAAAAAACATCATGAACTTTTAATTTCATTGTCAGTCCCAATTGGCAGTCAAGTAATGAAGCTTAACTGTAACCTGCCTCAAAGTCGAGGTCATAATTACTACCTCAATTGAATATTAAGTATCGCAAACCGACGATGATCATGATCCGTACTGAATCAGCTAATGGGCAATCCAAAAAGTGCAAAGGAAATGCAAATGATTTACGAGTATCGGAAAGTGATTTGGATTCGTATTCAATGCGCACACAAAAAAACTCTCTTTTCCCCTTTTCATCCTGCAATGCAAGGGAATTGAATCATCAAAAATTGTGGGGGGATTCATGGGTTGTTTTTTGGCAACTTATGGAGTACGTTGCTCTCAAGAAGGGTCTATGGAATGCGTTTTACGTTGATTGGGGCTTCGATATTCCTCTACAATTCTTGATTTTGTAAAGATCATACTCCCTCGATAAGCATTATTGATAGTATGATACTTAGAAAATAATCTACTTTATAGTTTATTTGCGGCATACAATAGAATAAATACCAATATTTACAGACTGACAGTCCAGCAATATGTCTAGACGGGGGATGTAATAAACGCAATGCATTCAAGTAGAAAAATCCACATTCTGTAGTATAGATACTATGGAGAATATAATTTAAGACCCTAAACCTGTCATATAGTAAATTAAAACAGAGTCGAAACAAATATAAATGACATTAGGGATATCCCAGTAACTAATTCcgagatatacatatgtacaatgtACATATAGTAGGATGAGAGTGCATAAATTATAATATAAACAGCAGGGGATCCACAACTGACTTGTAGATGCATTTCAGACACTAAAATAAATCTAGATAATTAGTCGTACGCGAATATACTAGTGCAGAAAGTCCCACTAGACGCGAGCAATTAAGAGGCGACGTCTACGCCACTACGTGACTGGGTTGGGACCTATCCTATCCAACGAATTGCCACTACAATTCCCGCTTACAGATGCTGAATTCTGGCGCAGTGTGGGCTTGAAGCAGCTGGAGAAGACCATCGAGCAGGCCAAGCGGGCCGAGGAGCACTCGTACGCGAAGAAGGCCCGGAACATCATAATCTTCATTGGCGATGGCATGGGCGTGTCGACGATCAGTGCGGGACGCATCTACAAGGGCCAGTACCTGAAGCACGGCCATGGCGAGGAGGAGTCGCTCTCCTTTGACCACTTTCCCAATACTGGAATGGCCAAGGTATGAAGTTACAGAATGATTTCGAACACCATTTCATCTCATTTCGTTTCTCCGACAGACATACAACGTGGACAAACAGGTACCGGACTCGGCAGGCACGGCCACGGCTCTGTTTACCGGAATCAAGACGCACTACGGAGCCATTGGCGTGGATGCCACTCGCTCCAAGGTGGATGCCAAGCTAGGCCGGGTTGAGACCATCATGGAGTGGGCCCAGAAGGAAGGCAAGCGCACGGGAATCGTGACCACAACGAGGATAACCCATGCCACGCCTGCGGCCACCTACGCCCACATCTACGATCGCGACTGGGAGTGCGAAACGGAGGTGCCGGCCGAATCGGTGGGCATCCATGTGGACATTGCCCGCCAGCTGGTGGAGAATGCCCCAGGCAACAGATTCAATGTAATCCTGGGCGGTGGCATGTCGCCCATGGGCATCCTGAACGCCACCGAGGTGAAGCGGACCAAATTCGAGGGCCCCACCGAAACGATCTGCAGTCGAAGGGATCAGCGCAACCTTCCAGCCGAGTGGTTGGCACACCATTCCATGGACAAAGTGCCAGCAGCACTGGTGCACAATCGGGACGATCTGCTGGCTGTGGATGCGAAGAACGTCGATCACCTGATGGGCCTGTTTAGGAACAATCACATCACCTACTCGATTGC
This region of Drosophila miranda strain MSH22 chromosome 2, D.miranda_PacBio2.1, whole genome shotgun sequence genomic DNA includes:
- the LOC108157115 gene encoding alkaline phosphatase 4, with product MHCLQFVAFVVWCGGLIPGSWTATLQPPPLIQTLSAGSDIGPEFNLDAQQQPPLEKLEPEDAEFWRSVGLKQLEKTIEQAKRAEEHSYAKKARNIIIFIGDGMGVSTISAGRIYKGQYLKHGHGEEESLSFDHFPNTGMAKTYNVDKQVPDSAGTATALFTGIKTHYGAIGVDATRSKVDAKLGRVETIMEWAQKEGKRTGIVTTTRITHATPAATYAHIYDRDWECETEVPAESVGIHVDIARQLVENAPGNRFNVILGGGMSPMGILNATEVKRTKFEGPTETICSRRDQRNLPAEWLAHHSMDKVPAALVHNRDDLLAVDAKNVDHLMGLFRNNHITYSIAREVGEPSLQEMTETALRVLERGDDSPGFVLLVEGGRIDQGHHMNYARAALHEVYEFDLAIQAALNMTDSDETLIVVTADHSHAVTFNGYALRGNDILGASNLHEKADPMVYETISYANGPGYYDHLANESRPANSSNMWMPLKLYTEEERQAPTYRHLASVPRKDETHGGEDVAVFASGPGSGLVRGVFEQNYVAYVMSYAGCIGPAKDFDDSCEDREENKPINSSSSGSADNVLRAAVLPILAAATAAFLRGRQL
- the LOC108153842 gene encoding LOW QUALITY PROTEIN: uncharacterized protein LOC108153842 (The sequence of the model RefSeq protein was modified relative to this genomic sequence to represent the inferred CDS: substituted 1 base at 1 genomic stop codon); the protein is MYNKLNFLVWGFVLLYSIDEISSKFEFTNLKCTSLDSKFADFEYCHLRSVNRTYKYMSVKVNLFKTPITKIKVNGALFKRFSGYRPFMYNVTVDACRFLSNTESNPVAGYLYNFFNKFSNMNHTCPYDHDIQVEKLPIEFVNYQATKVLPFPEGDYLLELHXYAYDINRAVVKVYGTLS